The following proteins are co-located in the Pseudoalteromonas sp. N1230-9 genome:
- a CDS encoding isopenicillin N synthase family dioxygenase, whose amino-acid sequence MQHLPTVDYKASDAAAQFVESLRNTGFGVLKNHPIPQSLVESIYKNWQEFFNSEQKHEFLFSKETQDGYFPPSVSEVAKGFTVKDIKEYYHVYPKGRVPAQLEEEIREYYRLANEFAATLLSWVQAEAPEDVRAKFSIDLKDMIANSEQTLLRILHYPPMTGDEEPGAIRAAAHGDINLLTVLPAANEPGLQVQKTDGGWLDVPCDFGNLIINIGDMLEEASGGYFPSTIHRVINPTGKASTKSRISLPLFLHPRPDVVLSERYTADSYLQERLRELGVK is encoded by the coding sequence ATGCAACATTTACCTACCGTTGATTATAAAGCGAGCGATGCGGCCGCTCAATTTGTTGAGTCACTAAGAAACACAGGTTTCGGTGTATTAAAAAATCACCCAATCCCTCAGTCATTAGTTGAGTCTATTTACAAAAATTGGCAAGAATTCTTTAATTCTGAGCAAAAGCACGAGTTTTTATTTTCAAAAGAAACACAAGATGGTTATTTCCCACCATCAGTGTCAGAAGTTGCAAAAGGCTTTACCGTTAAAGATATTAAAGAGTATTACCACGTTTATCCAAAAGGCCGTGTTCCAGCACAGTTAGAAGAAGAAATCCGTGAGTACTACCGTTTAGCTAATGAGTTTGCAGCTACATTATTAAGCTGGGTTCAAGCTGAAGCACCAGAAGATGTGCGCGCTAAGTTCTCTATCGACCTTAAAGATATGATTGCTAACTCTGAGCAAACACTTTTGCGTATTCTTCACTACCCACCAATGACAGGTGATGAAGAGCCAGGCGCAATTCGTGCTGCGGCACACGGTGACATCAACTTATTAACTGTTTTACCTGCGGCCAATGAGCCAGGTTTACAAGTACAAAAAACAGATGGTGGTTGGTTAGACGTACCATGTGATTTTGGTAACTTGATCATCAATATTGGTGACATGCTAGAAGAAGCGTCAGGTGGTTACTTCCCATCAACGATTCACCGCGTAATCAACCCAACAGGTAAAGCATCTACGAAATCACGTATTTCGTTACCATTGTTCTTACACCCGCGCCCTGATGTTGTACTTTCTGAGCGCTACACTGCTGACAGCTACTTACAAGAGCGCTTACGTGAGCTAGGCGTAAAGTAA